In the genome of Anabaena cylindrica PCC 7122, the window GGGAAGTTATGGGGATATGAACATCTGGGCGTAGAACCGGATATTTTCACTAGTGCCAAGGGACTAGGTGGGGGTATTCCTATCGGTGCAATGATGAGTAAGAAACTCTGCGATATTTTCCAACCAGGGGAACACGCGAGTACATTTGGCGGTAATCCTTTTGTCTGCGGTGTGGCGTTGAGTGTCTGCCAAACTTTGGAAAAAGAGAACATTTTGCAGAATGTAGAGGAACAAGGCGCACACTTGCGAGAGGGATTAAGAGCGATCGCTCTCAAATATCCTCAGCATATCTCAGAAGTTCGCGGTTGGGGTTTAATCAACGGTATGGAAATCAAGGCAGATGTTCCTTTAACTGCACCTGAGGTTGTCAAAGCTGCCATGGATGAGGGTTTATTACTCGTACCTGCTGGGCCAAAGGTCGTCCGATTTGTACCTCCTCTCATTGTCACAGAAGCAGAAATCAATCAAGCATTAAAAGCTGTAGAAAAAGCACTAGCTAAAGTCACAGCATAATTCGTAATTCGTAATTCGTAATTCGTAATTTAAGAATTATCAATTACGAATTTTTTACTTTCAATTTGGAATAGAGTAGTCGAAAAAATAACGAACCATGAAAGAAACAAAGTCTAATTATACAGTACGCAGAGGAAGAATATTTCCGGAAATTCAATGGACTCAAGAACAAAAAGCCCAATGGCAAGCTGAATGCGAAACATTGTATCAACACTCAAAAATTATTTTTGAACAATTACAACCGGAATTAATTAAAACTCACTACAACTGGTATATAGCAGTTGAGCCAGTTTTACTCCTGACTCCTGAATCCTGACTCCTGACTCCTGAATTCTGCTGTATATAAGGTTAATTTGAATGAAATGTAATAAAAGATTTAGATTAAATTCACTCAGAACTTCTATTCATCTAGACGGCTGCAATGTTACACATGATCAACAACTTCATGAATTTTCTTCTGATGCTGAAGCAGAAGCTTTTTTCAATCAAAGTATTCAAGCACTACTCACACAGGGTTGGTTTGATAGCGAATCTATCTCAGCAGACGAAAATGACAAAGATTTTACCCCAGATGAATTATATGAAATGTTCTTAGACTTAAAATCTCGTATAGATGAATTTGTCACTGCAACTGCCAAACTCCATATCAAAATTACTCCATATTCAACTCCAGAAACTACTTTATGGCAAAGTAAATTTGGCGGTTTACCATATTTTCCTAAACATCTTACTTATCCCACAGCCCCAGATGGTAATCCCTTAAATCTTTTAGCACAAATCAATTTTGCAGAAACTCCCACTTTAGAAGATTTACCAGAAAAAGGTATTCTTCAGTTTTATATTGAAACATCAGGTAAAACAGCCTATGGAATATCAAATGATCCACAATTAGCACAAACAACTTTCCGAATTATTTACTTTCCTGAACCAGATTTAAATATTGACAATCTATTAAATAATTTTGATTTTTTGCCTGAACCTAAATGTTTTCCACTACAAAAAAAGCTCTGTCTAGCATTGAACTTTTCTATTAAATCCACTCCTATGAGTACATGGGATTATCGTTTTATACCCTTACTCAAAAGCTATTTTTCTACCATTTTTAACCAGAGTAATCTCACTGAGACAATAGAAAATTCTTTAGAAGAACTGGTAGATGATTTCATGGAAGAATATATAGAAAAATATGAATACTCACTAGAAGGACACCGTTTAGGTGGGTATCCCCAATTTGTACAGGAAGATGAGCGTCACCTGTTGTTAGAAGAAGGTTACGATTTTCTGTTATTCCAAATGGACTCTGATGATGATAATTCAATAATTTGGGGAGATATGGGAGTTGGTAACTTTTTTATTCAGCCTTCTGCACTCAAACGTTTAGATTTTTCTAAGGTTCTTTACACCTATGCTTGTAGTTGAAGTAAGATGGGGTAGTTCATAGTGCCGAATCACCTCAGCCACAGACCAAGCTTGTGCGATCGCACCTCTGGATATATGCGGTGCATCACCATCAAAAATCTCCGAGATTGAACCCAAACAACCATCACAGAGAAAGTGATTAATTAGCGGTTCCCAGTCAAAAGGTATAGTTTGCTCTGGGTAAAAACGTTCCCAAGCTCGGATATATGCACCAATTAACCAACACCAAACAGTACCTTGATGATAAGAGCGATCACGCTTTTCTGAATTTCCCTCATAGATACCAACATATTCTGGATCACCAGGATCAAGACTTCGCAAACCGTAAGGAGTCAACAATCGAGACGTTGCTAAATCTAAAACTTGACAACTTTGCTGTTGCGAAAAACCACAATGGTGCAAAGATAAAGCCAAAACGGCATTAGGGCGAATTTGCGAATTCCGTCCATCATCTGGATCAATAAAATCATAAAAATAGCCTAACTGCGGATTCCAGAACTTTTGTAACGAAATTTTTACCTGTTCTGCTTGCTGTCTATAGCGTTGTGCTTGGTGAGTTAAACGCACGGAATTGTCTATATCTATTTGGCTCAAACGTTCAGCCCATTGACTCAACCAGCATAAAGCCGAATACCAAAGAGCATTGATTTCTACAGCTTTACCGCGACGGGGTGTCACAGGTAATCCCCCAACTACCGCATCCATCCAAGTCAAAGCTACACCATTAGCATCCCAACAAATTAGCCCATCAGTGGCATCAAGTTGAATATTGTAACGAGTACCACCAACAAAAGCTTTGTGAATTTGCTGGACAACTGGAAATTGCTCTACTAAAAACTGCCAATCTTGAGTAGCTTCTAAATAAAGCCCTAAAGTTTCAATCCACCACAATGCGGCATCAATACTGTTATAAAACGGTTCGCTATCAATATCAGGAAAGGCATTGGGAATCAGTCCATGACGGCAGTAACATCCAAAGGTTTTTAATAGTCCTTTGGCTAAATCAAAGCGCTGTGTAACTAGTGTCAATCCTGGTAAGGCAATTAAAGTATCTCGTCCCCAATCATTAAACCAGTGATATCCAGCAATGACTGTGGGGCCAGCAATGGAAGCACGATAAACAATAAATTGGTCACTAGCTTGAAGTAGTTTTTGCCGAATAGGTGATTGGTGACTAAAGAATGAGTAATTTTCCCCTCTGCTTCCTGCTCCCTGCTCTCCTGCTGCTTCTAGTCCCCAACTAAAAATTTGTGAAAGTCTCTCTTGTTCTGCGTCTACGGCTTCTGCAAAGCTATGAGGAGAGAGAATTGGTTGCTGGAGGTCGGGTAAACCTACTTTTGCTTCTAGGGTGAGAATATCTCCTGGTTGGAGATTAACTGTTAAATAGCCAGGACTATAAAGGTCTTCGCGATCGCATAAACCCCGTTTTTTTTCTTCTGGTAAACCATAATTCCAGTACCAAACTCCATCGGCTTGATACTCTCCTTTTGTCCAGCGTAGATACCAAGGTGTACCAAATTGCCCGCAATTGTGCGCTTGTAGACAAACTACCTGTGGACTCACCAATTGGGAAAACTGTAATTTCTCGCTTTCATTTTGCTGCTGATGAAAATCGCGATCGCCTATCAACAGTCTTAACCTTAAAATCCCCGCTTCTTTGCCCTCATACCGATACTGAATCAAAATCCTTTGAGCATTGATATTTGGTATTTTATCCTCCCTATCTCCCCCCACAAACCCATAAGGCATCACCAACTGTCTAGTTAACTGCCAGTTTTTTTTACCCCAAACCCATTTAGGAACTGGGTTAATATCGAAATAGCGCAGCATTTCATAACCTGTTGGCTCAATTTTTTGACCCCTGTTCCAAAAATTTGTCCCCAGTGCTATCACTTCACCAGGGATTTCTAAGCTGGCTTCTAAATGGGAAAACAGTAATTTTCGCCCAGAAGGTGGATTTGTTGCCGCAAATAGCCATCCATGATAAGTCCGTGTATGCACATCCGAAACTGTACCACTAGCAAAACCACCCAAGCCATTGGTTAGTAACCATTCTCTAGTATCTAAATTAGTCATTGGTTACTCAAAATCGTTATGAGTATGATATAGTTGTAACAGATCGTAATTAAACTGTGACAAGCTTAGATGGGTGAGTTGTAACTTATCTAAAGTCCCAAGCTAAGAAATAGATATAAGTTAAAGGAGAATCAGGTTAATGACGCTCACTTACGGAACAGTAGACTGCCTCCGCGTTGGTCAGCAGGCTCCCGACTTTACAGCAACAGCTGTGCTAGACCAGGAATTTAAAACAATTAAACTTTCTGAGTATCGGGGTAAATATGTTGTTTTATTTTTCTACCCCTTAGACTTTACCTTTGTTTGCCCCACTGAAATTACAGCATTTAGCGATCGCTACGAAGAATTCAAGAAGCTTAACACAGAAGTTCTCGGTATTTCCGTTGATAGCGAATTTTCCCACCTAGCTTGGATTCAAACAGATCGTAAAGCCGGTGGTGTTGGTGACTTAAATTATGCCCTGGTTTCCGACATTAAAAAAGAAATTAGCGCCGCTTACAATGTTCTAGACCCCTCAGCAGGTATTGCTTTGCGCGGTTTGTTCATCATTGATAAAGATGGTATCATTCAACACTCCACTGTTAACAATTTAGCTTTCGGTCGTAGTGTTGAAGAAACTCTACGTACATTACAAGCTATTCAACACGTTCAAACTAACCCTGATGAAGTTTGTCCTGCTGGTTGGCAACCAGGAGAAAAAACAATGGTTCCCGACCCAGTTAAATCCAAAGTTTACTTCGCAGCAGTTTAAGGGATTGGGGACTGGGTACTAGGTATTGGGTACTGGGTAAAAATTTATTTTTCCCAATCACCAATTATCAATCACCAATCCCCCATGAATTCTGAATTTCTATTTAATTATTTATGCTGACCTCAACAGATTTTACTGGCTTATTCAATGAGCGATTCTTCCGTAACCTGTTACCAAAACCAGCACTCGATGAGTTCAGATTGGGAGTGGGAACACCAGATTTTAAATTATCTGATATTACAAATAATCGCACCTTAAAATTATCTGATTATCGAGGTAAACAGCCCGTATTGCTTGCCTTTACTCGGATTTTTACAGAAAAACAATATTGCCCTTTTTGCTATCCCCATATTAAAGCCTTAAATGAAAATTATGAAGAGTTTAAGAATCGGGGTATAGAAGTTTTGATGATTACTAGTACAGATAAAAAGCAAAGTCAAGTAGTTGTTCAAGACTTAGGCTTAAAAATGCCCTTATTAAGTGACCCTAGTTGTTATACATTTCGGACTTATCAAGTAGGACAAGCTTTAGGAGCGCCTTTGCCAGCACAATTTATGTTAGATAAAGATGGGAAATTACTTTATAGGCATTTATTTTCATTTTTAGATCACAATGCGACTTTAGAGAGATTATTGGAACAGTTTAATTAAGGTAAAGTACGAAATCGGCATTGCGATCATTAATATTCTAAGTAATTTTACAAAATTAATTACAAAAATTCAGGGCTAAATTTTTGTCTAAGTAGAAAAGCGCAAAAAAACCGTAGTACGTAAAAAAAGTAAAGTTGCCCAAAAACCTCTTCCCTTCTGTCTTCAGCATAGCTGCCTCCTTCAACCTATCTCCTACTAAAAAATACTTTCACAATTGCAGCCAATAGTCTTCACTTAATCTTTAAGAATAAATCCGTACAAGTACAGTATGTTTTTATATCAATAACCATCAAAATAATATCACAGGGCTTCAAGAGAGATTAATCTTTTGCGGCTTGCAAAATTCAAATCATAGACAAGGCAGATAATCCTTATTTCTATGTCTTTGAAGTCATAAATCCAGCTTATTCATAGCTAGGTTTTAAGAAAAAATCCGTTTCCATCCAGTTGATATTTATTTAGAGGTTACTTGTTAGAATGCTGCAAAAATTATCCTTGGCTTTACTGGGAATAACTGCTGTAGTCCTGAGTGCAAATCCAGCTAGTGCTGTTAGCATGACAAAAGGCAGCGGTATGTTCTCTACCTACTCTGATGCTAAAACCATCACCTTTGATGATGGCACAGCAAATGACCCAAATGGTTTTGCTACCTACTCCAATATTACTACTAACATTGTTCAAGGCAGTAAGAAAAATGAATATGCTGCACCCCTTGACGATAAAACCAAATATCTAACAATTGCTCCATCAAATAAAAATGTCGCAGGCAATAGTGGGTTTGTCAATATTAAGTTCAAAGAAGCTATTGATTACTTCGGTTTTTATGCCGGCTCATTGGATAGTTACAACTTTATTGACATTTACAACGGTGATCAGTTGTTAAAGACTTTTAGTGGCTCAGATGCGCCAAATGCTGTAGCTGATGGTAGCTGGACTAGCACTAAGGCTAATATGTTTATCAATCTTGTCGGTGACGCAGGTGAAAAATTTGACCGTGTTGTGATGCGTTCAAACGGTGTTGCCTTTGAAACAGATAACCACACCTATAGATTAGCTAAGAGTGTTCCAGAATCTAACATGATGTTAGGTGTGTTAGCAGTAGGTGCTTGTGGTATGACTTCACTATACAAACGCTTACAAAATAAAGTGACAGTGAAAGGATAGATTTATAGATTTATTCGGTAAGCGTAAATATTAAATATGAAGAGTGCTGAGAGTCTCAAATCTTAGTTACTTAATTTATAACTGCTATGTTAGGTAACACACATAGCAGTTTTTTAGTTTAGGGAAATTGATTCAGTTAGGAGCGGGTTATAATTTGACTTGTGCCAAATGACTGCGGGGATTATAGGTACGGATAGCCCGGATTTTTTCATAATATTCCCTCTCTTGCGGACTGAGGTCTTTTGGAGGTGCGATCGCAACTTTCACAAACTGATCACCACGTCCACCTTTAGCCAGAGGCCAGCCTTTACCACGTAAGCGCAGGGATTGCCCAGAGCGTACTCCTGCCGGCAACTTAACATTTACATTACCATCGGGTGTGGGTACATCAATAGCAGCACCCAAGGTAGCCTCATCCGGTGTAATTAGCACTTCGCAAACTAAATTATCACCCTCAAGTTGGAAAAAAGAATGGGGTTGCAATTCCACCTTTAAATACAAATCTCCCCGTTGTTGAGTCATGGGGTTGATTTGACCCTTACCCCGTAGCCGCAGACGAGTCCCAGATTTAGCTCCGGAAGGGATGCGAACATCAATTGTTTCGTTACCTAAACCGAAGCGTTTTTGGACACCTGCAAAAGCCTCAGCAAAATTTAAGCTGATCACAGCTTCGGTATCTTGAGTAGCAGCACCTGCATCTTGGAAACCAAATTCATTAACACCACCAAAACCGCCACTGGGTCTTCCTGGAGAAGTGCGATAAGAGTAATTTTGTTTTCCTGCGTGTGGGCCAGCACCACCAAATAACTCATTGATAAAATCATTAAAGCTGCCGTATTGACTGAAGTCGAAGCCACTCATATCAACACCAGCACCACCTCCAGGGAAGCCTTCACCA includes:
- a CDS encoding YwqG family protein; translation: MKCNKRFRLNSLRTSIHLDGCNVTHDQQLHEFSSDAEAEAFFNQSIQALLTQGWFDSESISADENDKDFTPDELYEMFLDLKSRIDEFVTATAKLHIKITPYSTPETTLWQSKFGGLPYFPKHLTYPTAPDGNPLNLLAQINFAETPTLEDLPEKGILQFYIETSGKTAYGISNDPQLAQTTFRIIYFPEPDLNIDNLLNNFDFLPEPKCFPLQKKLCLALNFSIKSTPMSTWDYRFIPLLKSYFSTIFNQSNLTETIENSLEELVDDFMEEYIEKYEYSLEGHRLGGYPQFVQEDERHLLLEEGYDFLLFQMDSDDDNSIIWGDMGVGNFFIQPSALKRLDFSKVLYTYACS
- a CDS encoding amylo-alpha-1,6-glucosidase — encoded protein: MTNLDTREWLLTNGLGGFASGTVSDVHTRTYHGWLFAATNPPSGRKLLFSHLEASLEIPGEVIALGTNFWNRGQKIEPTGYEMLRYFDINPVPKWVWGKKNWQLTRQLVMPYGFVGGDREDKIPNINAQRILIQYRYEGKEAGILRLRLLIGDRDFHQQQNESEKLQFSQLVSPQVVCLQAHNCGQFGTPWYLRWTKGEYQADGVWYWNYGLPEEKKRGLCDREDLYSPGYLTVNLQPGDILTLEAKVGLPDLQQPILSPHSFAEAVDAEQERLSQIFSWGLEAAGEQGAGSRGENYSFFSHQSPIRQKLLQASDQFIVYRASIAGPTVIAGYHWFNDWGRDTLIALPGLTLVTQRFDLAKGLLKTFGCYCRHGLIPNAFPDIDSEPFYNSIDAALWWIETLGLYLEATQDWQFLVEQFPVVQQIHKAFVGGTRYNIQLDATDGLICWDANGVALTWMDAVVGGLPVTPRRGKAVEINALWYSALCWLSQWAERLSQIDIDNSVRLTHQAQRYRQQAEQVKISLQKFWNPQLGYFYDFIDPDDGRNSQIRPNAVLALSLHHCGFSQQQSCQVLDLATSRLLTPYGLRSLDPGDPEYVGIYEGNSEKRDRSYHQGTVWCWLIGAYIRAWERFYPEQTIPFDWEPLINHFLCDGCLGSISEIFDGDAPHISRGAIAQAWSVAEVIRHYELPHLTSTTSIGVKNLRKI
- a CDS encoding peroxiredoxin, which produces MTLTYGTVDCLRVGQQAPDFTATAVLDQEFKTIKLSEYRGKYVVLFFYPLDFTFVCPTEITAFSDRYEEFKKLNTEVLGISVDSEFSHLAWIQTDRKAGGVGDLNYALVSDIKKEISAAYNVLDPSAGIALRGLFIIDKDGIIQHSTVNNLAFGRSVEETLRTLQAIQHVQTNPDEVCPAGWQPGEKTMVPDPVKSKVYFAAV
- a CDS encoding peroxiredoxin family protein, yielding MLTSTDFTGLFNERFFRNLLPKPALDEFRLGVGTPDFKLSDITNNRTLKLSDYRGKQPVLLAFTRIFTEKQYCPFCYPHIKALNENYEEFKNRGIEVLMITSTDKKQSQVVVQDLGLKMPLLSDPSCYTFRTYQVGQALGAPLPAQFMLDKDGKLLYRHLFSFLDHNATLERLLEQFN
- a CDS encoding DnaJ C-terminal domain-containing protein codes for the protein MAATDFKDYYSILGISKTATPEEIKQAFRKLARKFHPDVNPGNKQAEAKFKEVNEAYEVLSDPDKRKKYDQYGQYWKQAGEGFPGGGAGVDMSGFDFSQYGSFNDFINELFGGAGPHAGKQNYSYRTSPGRPSGGFGGVNEFGFQDAGAATQDTEAVISLNFAEAFAGVQKRFGLGNETIDVRIPSGAKSGTRLRLRGKGQINPMTQQRGDLYLKVELQPHSFFQLEGDNLVCEVLITPDEATLGAAIDVPTPDGNVNVKLPAGVRSGQSLRLRGKGWPLAKGGRGDQFVKVAIAPPKDLSPQEREYYEKIRAIRTYNPRSHLAQVKL